One window from the genome of Cyprinus carpio isolate SPL01 chromosome B1, ASM1834038v1, whole genome shotgun sequence encodes:
- the LOC109094661 gene encoding serine/threonine-protein kinase/endoribonuclease IRE1-like produces MMDWRHLLLLLLSLAGNVSQCEGGSSVSLPESLLFVSTLDGSLHAVSKQTGDIKWTLKEDPIIQVPTYFQEPGFLPDPNDGSLYLLGGKRKEGLMKLPFTIPELVQSSPCRSSDGVLYTGKKQDTWFVVDPQTGEKQTSLSTSSSDSICPSAPLLYIGRTEYMITMYDTKTQELRWNATYNDYSAPLYDDKKYEYKMSHFASSGDGLVVTVDRDSGEVLWMQKFDSPVAGFYLWSQDSLRRAPHLTVATETLRYLTFTAENTQSHTMKWTYQFTEENHSTKTQLVPALYVGKTDSHLYASTSLVHQGVAIVPKGLTLARIEGPITAGVTMGNGRPECEITPSTDVKYPPGSSNSLQNQWLLIGHHEVPPLAHTTMLRDFPENLQRSGDVIPPRGSFSSPLSPSHTETTLPPVTKHSSSTVLPDSLTSDPMTVLVMTLLLGAWIAFLLTHKRPVKTSQRLEDPVDSNPLPVLTNQSANTEPSAPPSTSSYSNNSHSEKSSSVASNQTRPFSSKDSAPITTAGQSQSDQPDVVGVGKISFSPAEVLGHGTEGTFVFRGHFDDRRVAVKRILPECVEFAEREVQLLRESDEHPNVIRYFCTERDRQFTYIAIELCAATLQQYVEDPSCPYSDLNPVSLLDQTMCGLSHLHSLNIVHRDLKPRNILLSLPGALGRVRAVISDFGLCKKLPDGRHSFSLRSGIPGTEGWIAPELLINAPKGNPTSAVDIFSAGCVFYYVTSKGQHPFGDTLRRQANILSGVYNLDHFMEDIHEDVIGRDLIERMISAEPETRPSAASVLKHPFFWSPEKQLQFFQDVSDRIEKEPADSAIVARLENSGRSVVRTNWRMHISAPLQTDLRKFRTYKGNSVRDLLRAMRNKKHHYHELPPEVQTALGEVPDGFVAYFTSRFPRLLLHTHSALGICAPERPFHPYYHH; encoded by the exons atgatggactggagacatttgctgctgttgttgctcaGCTTGGCTGGAAACGTGTCACAG TGTGAGGGAGGAAGTTCAGTCTCTCTCCCAGAATCCCTGCTCTTTGTTTCTACACTGGATGGAAGTCTGCATGCCGTCAGTAAACAGACAGGAGACATCAAATGGACACTAAAGGaag aTCCCATCATACAGGTTCCTACCTATTTCCAAGA GCCAGGCTTTTTACCGGATCCCAATGATGGCAGTCTGTATTTACTAGGAGGCAAGCGCAAAGAGGGTCTGATG AAACTCCCGTTCACTATTCCAGAACTGGTCCAGTCTTCTCCCTGCAGGAGCTCTGATGGGGTGCTCTACACAG GTAAAAAACAGGACACTTGGTTTGTGGTTGATCCTCAGACAGGTGAAAAACAGACGAGTCTAAGCACCTCCTCTTCAGACTCCATCTGCCCTTCTGCCCCTCTGCTGTACATTGGTCGCACAG AATATATGATCACCATGTATGATACAAAGACTCAGGAACTCCGCTGGAATGCCACCTACAACGACTACTCCGCGCCTCTCTATGACgacaaaaaatatgaatata AGATGTCACACTTTGCGTCCAGCGGGGACGGTCTGGTGGTTACAGTGGATCGGGACTCTGGTGAGGTGTTGTGGATGCAGAAGTTTGATTCTCCAGTGGCAGGGTTTTATTTATGGAGTCAGGACAGTCTGCGGCGAGCTCCTCATCTGACGGTCGCAACAGAAACCCTGCGTTACCTTACCTTCACTGCAGAAAACACACAGTCCCACACCATGAAGTGGACCTACCAGTTCACAGAGGAGAACCACAGCACTAAGACTCAGCTAGT TCCTGCTCTCTATGTTGGCAAGACGGACTCTCATCTGTATGCTTCTACCTCTCTTGTGCACCAAGGTGTGGCAATAGTG CCAAAAGGTCTTACACTTGCACGCATTGAGGGGCCAATCACCGCTGGCGTCACAATGGGTAATGGGCGGCCCGAGTGTGAGATCACGCCCAGCACTGACGTGAAATATCCACCAGGAAGCAGCAATTCCCTGCAGAATCAGTGGCTGCTGATTG gtCATCATGAAGTGCCTCCTTTGGCTCACACCACCATGTTGAGAGATTTCCCAGAGAACCTGCAGCGCTCTGGTGATGTCATCCCACCCCGAGGTTCTTTCTCCTCTCCCCTCTCCCCCTCACACACAGAGAccaca TTGCCACCGGTAACAAAGCACAGCTCCTCCACTGTGTTGCCAGACTCCTTGACCTCTGACCCCATGACCGTGCTGGTGATGACGCTGCTGCTTGGAGCGTGGATTGCCTTCCTGCTAACACACAAAAGG CCAGTCAAAACATCCCAGCGATTGGAAGATCCAGTGGACTCTAACCCTCTGCCAGtgttgaccaatcagagcgcTAACACAGAACCCAGTGCTCCGCCCTCAACCTCATCTTACAGCAACAACAGCCATTCAGAGAAGAGCAGTTCTGTTGCATCCAATCAAACTCGGCCATTCTCAAGCAAAGACTCCGCCCCAATAAcgacagctggccaatcacaga GTGATCAGCCTGATGTTGTGGGAGTTGGTAAAATCTCTTTCAGTCCTGCTGAGGTGCTGGGTCATGGGACAGAGGGGACCTTCGTGTTCCG GGGTCATTTTGACGATCGGCGTGTGGCGGTAAAGCGTATTCTTCCAGAGTGTGTGGAGTTTGCAGAGCGAGAGGTTCAGCTCCTCCGTGAATCAGACGAGCATCCCAATGTCATCCGTTACTTCTGCACAGAGCGGGACAGACAGTTCACTTACATTGCCATAGAGCTGTGTGCTGCTACACTCCAGCAG TATGTGGAGGACCCAAGCTGTCCTTATTCAGACCTGAACCCAGTGTCCCTTCTGGACCAGACCATGTGTGGCCTCAGTCACCTGCACTCCCTCAATATAG TTCACAGGGATTTAAAGCCACGGAATATTTTGCTCTCTCTCCCGGGGGCATTGGGTCGAGTCCGGGCAGTGATCTCAGATTTCGGCTTGTGTAAGAAGCTTCCAGATGGTCGCCATAGTTTCAGCCTACGCTCTGGAATACCAGGAACCGAAGGCTGGATTGCCCCTGAATTACTCATAAATGCTCCAAAAGGGAACCCT acGAGTGCAGTGGATATATTTTCGGCTGGATGTGTGTTTTATTACGTGACGTCCAAAGGACAGCATCCATTTGGTGACACTCTGCGGCGTCAAGCTAATATCCTCTCTGGAGTCTATAACCTTGACCACTTTATGGAGGACATACATG AGGATGTGATTGGCAGAGATCTGATTGAGCGGATGATCAGTGCTGAACCGGAAACCCGTCCTTCAGCCGCGTCTGTCCTCAAACATCCCTTCTTCTGGAGCCCAGAAAAACAACTGCAGTtctttcag GATGTCAGTGACAGAATAGAGAAGGAGCCGGCAGACAGCGCTATAGTGGCCCGTCTGGAGAACTCCGGCAGATCTGTTGTAAGAACCAACTGGAGGATGCACATATCAGCACCACTGCAGACTG ATCTTAGAAAATTTCGCACATATAAAGGGAACTCTGTGAGAGACCTACTTAGAGCAATGAGAAATAAA AAACATCATTATCATGAGCTCCCACCAGAGGTTCAGACAGCTCTCGGTGAAGTCCCCGATGGCTTCGTGGCATATTTCACCTCCCGTTTCCCCCGGTTACTGCTTCACACGCATTCAGCGCTTGGCATCTGTGCCCCCGAGAGACCCTTTCACCCATACTACCACCACTGA
- the plk1 gene encoding serine/threonine-protein kinase PLK1, whose product MSAAIAKPAKPSGHVNPKSAPLKEIPDILVDPRTTKRYMRGRFLGKGGFAKCYEITDMDTKEVFAGKVVPKSMLLKPHQKEKMSTEIAIHKSLDNPHVVGFHGFFEDDDFVYVVLEICRRRSLLELHKRRKAVTEPEARYFMRQTIQGCQYLHNNRVIHRDLKLGNLFLNDDMDVKIGDFGLATKIEFDGERKKTLCGTPNYIAPEVLCKKGHSFEVDIWSLGCILYTLLVGKPPFETSCLKETYIRIKKNEYTVPRHINPVAAALIRRMLHADPMLRPSVSELLADEFFTSGYAPLRLPTSCLTVPPRFSIAPSSLDPALLRKPLSSLNKGTDSPIEKMGKMEQPQSEDLQQRDGAEQSDCHLSDMLQQLVSLNTARPSERDFIRQEEAEDPACIPIFWISKWVDYSDKYGLGYQLCDNSVGVLFNDSTRLIMYTDGDSLQYIDRNTAESYLSVRSYPSALSKKITLLKYFRNYMSEHLLKAGANITPRDGDELIRLPYLRHWFRTKSAIVLHLSNGTVQINFFQDHTKLILCPLMGAVTYINEKREFYTYKMSLIEEFGCCKELASRLRYARNMVEKLMACKSTATAATSAR is encoded by the exons ATGAGCGCTGCGATCGCGAAGCCGGCGAAGCCATCGGGTCACGTCAACCCCAAATCTGCTCCCCTGAAAGAGATTCCTGACATTCTGGTGGATCCCAGAACCACGAAGAGATACATGCGAGGCCGCTTTCTGGGAAAGGGAGGATTTGCGAAGTGCTACGAAATTACAGATATGGACACAAAGGAGGTTTTCGCAGGGAAAGTGGTGCCGAAGTCGATGCTGCTGAAGCCGCACCAGAAAGAGAAAATGAGCACAGAAATAGCCATTCACAAGAGTCTCGATAACCCGCACGTCGTGGGATTTCACGGCTTTTTTGAGGATGATGACTTCGTGTACGTGGTGTTGGAAATCTGTCGGAGACGG TCTCTCCTTGAATTGCACAAGCGGAGGAAGGCAGTGACTGAGCCTGAGGCCAGATACTTCATGCGCCAGACTATTCAGGGTTGTCAGTATTTGCACAACAACCGGGTCATCCACCGTGATCTCAAACTTGGAAATCTGTTCCTCAATGATGACATGGATGTGAAAATCG gtgACTTTGGTTTGGCCACTAAGATCGAGtttgatggagagagaaagaagacCCTGTGTGGGACTCCAAACTATATCGCCCCAGAGGTGCTCTGCAAGAAAGGCCACAGCTTTGAAGTAGACATATGGTCACTAGGATGCATTCT ATATACACTGCTGGTTGGAAAGCCACCATTTGAGACATCCTGTCTGAAGGAGACCTACATCAGAATCAAGAAGAATGAGTACACTGTTCCTAGA cACATTAATCCGGTTGCTGCTGCTCTGATTCGTCGGATGCTGCACGCTGACCCTATGCTCAGACCTTCCGTGTCCGAGCTGCTGGCTGATGAGTTTTTCACCTCCGGTTATGCGCCTCTGCGGCTGCCCACTTCCTGTCTCACTGTACCTCCCCGGTTCTCCATCGCCCCCTCAAGTCTGGATCCCGCCCTCCTTCGCAAACCCCTCTCATCACTTAATAAAG GAACAGATAGTCCTATTGAGAAAATGGGGAAAATGGAGCAGCCACAAAGTGAAGATCTTCAGCAAAG GGATGGAGCTGAACAATCTGACTGTCATCTGAGTGACATGCTGCAGCAGCTGGTCAGCCTCAACACGGCCAGGCCATCTGAGAGAGACTTTATTAGACAAG AGGAAGCAGAGGACCCTGCTTGTATTCCTATCTTCTGGATTAGTAAATGGGTCGACTACTCTGACAAATATGGCCTTG GTTACCAGCTGTGTGATAACAGCGTAGGTGTCCTGTTCAATGATTCCACGCGTTTGATAATGTACACTGATGGTGACAGTTTGCAGTACATCGACCGCAACACTGCAGAATCCTACCTCAGTGTTCGCTCCTACCCTTCTGCACTCTCCAAAAAG ATTACACTCCTCAAGTACTTCAGGAATTACATGAGCGAGCACTTGCTGAAGGCCGGGGCGAACATAACCCCCCGTGATGGGGATGAACTGATCCGGCTGCCTTACCTCCGTCATTGGTTCCGCACAAAGAGTGCCATAGTGCTACACCTGAGCAATGGAACCGTGCAGATCAACTTCTTCCAG GACCACACTAAGCTTATTTTGTGTCCCCTGATGGGTGCGGTGACGTACATCAATGAGAAGCGGGAGTTCTACACCTATAAGATGAGCTTAATTGAGGAGTTTGGGTGCTGTAAAGAGTTGGCCAGCCGTTTGCGCTATGCTCGCAACATGGTAGAGAAGCTCATGGCCTGCAAAAGCACCGCCACAGCCGCTACTTCTGCCCGTTAA